Proteins encoded together in one Lathyrus oleraceus cultivar Zhongwan6 chromosome 5, CAAS_Psat_ZW6_1.0, whole genome shotgun sequence window:
- the LOC127082326 gene encoding hydroxyproline O-galactosyltransferase HPGT1, with protein sequence MQSKGSKHRFSTMANRSRIPSLFISMFATFASIYVAGRLWQDAQNRVYLIKELDRITGQGQSAISVDDTLKIIACREQHKKLDALKVELDAAKKEGFVSKGLIESNGTYSKRRPLVVIGILTKFGRQKNRDAIRKAWMGNGASLKKIEDGKGIILRFVIGRSANRGDSQDKDIDRENGLTNDFLILEDHVEGSQGNAEKAKLFFAHAADEWDAEFYAKVNDDVYVNIDALGATLATHLDKPRIYMGCMKSGEVFSEQNHKWYEPEWWKFGDKKSYFRHASGEMYVISQALAKFISINRSILRTYAHDDVSAGSWFIGLDVKHIDETNFCCSSWSTGAICAGV encoded by the exons ATGCAGAGCAAGGGATCGAAACACCGATTTTCCACTATGGCGAATCGATCCCGAATTCCTTCACTATTCATCTCCATGTTCGCCACTTTCGCTTCTATCTACGTCGCCGGAAG GTTGTGGCAGGACGCACAGAATCGTGTTTATCTCATCAAAGAGCTCGATAGGATCACTGGTCAG GGACAATCTGCTATATCAGTGGATGATACATTGAAGATCATAGCCTGCAG GGAACAACATAAGAAGCTTGATGCACTTAAGGTGGAACTTGATGCTGCCAAAAAAGAGGGTTTTGTTTCAAAGGGATTGATTGAGAGCAATGGGACTTACTCTAAGAGAAGGCCTTTGGTAGTCATAGGTATATTGACAAAGTTTGGCCGCCAGAAGAATAGAGATGCCATTCGCAAGGCTTGGATGGGAAATG GTGCATctttgaagaaaattgaagatGGAAAGGGCATCATTCTGCGATTTGTTATTGGTAGAAG TGCAAATCGCGGGGACAGTCAAGATAAAGACATTGATCGTGAGAATGGGTTGACGAATGACTTCCTAATTCTA GAGGATCACGTGGAAGGATCCCAGGGGAACGCAGAGAAGGCTAAATTGTTTTTTGCTCACGCCGCAGATGAATGGGATGCGGAGTTTTATGCCAAAGTCAATGATGATGTTTATGTAAATATTG ATGCCTTGGGAGCTACACTTGCAACTCATTTGGACAAACCTCGGATTTACATGGGATGCATGAAATCAGGCGAAGTTTTCTCTGAACA GAACCATAAATGGTATGAACCAGAGTGGTGGAAGTTTGGTGACAAAAAATC ATACTTTCGTCATGCATCGGGAGAGATGTATGTTATATCACAAGCTTTGGCTAAATTCATATCAATAAACAG ATCCATTCTTCGTACCTATGCACATGATGACGTGAGTGCTGGATCCTGGTTTATTGGACTTGATGTGAAGCATATTGACGAGACAAACTTTTGTTGCTCTTCTTGGTCAACAG GAGCAATTTGTGCAGGTGTTTGA